Proteins from a genomic interval of Echeneis naucrates chromosome 21, fEcheNa1.1, whole genome shotgun sequence:
- the serpine3 gene encoding putative serpin E3, translating to MCRLPLASLFVCFWLAERSQCNSSLQDSMGELHTRFAVSLYQRLTETENNSNLIVSPVSVSSSLGLLQLGARGSTLAQMEGALGYNANDAQVQDFLLHSQGDMSNNSQGMWLQQTCTLFIQSGVQLLTEFTQHAAAWANTSVVRANFSQPNHTHSPPDRSGQHHDETWPLQAGSSSGELSGSGEAQTEALWWGHRLQMALVNTVAFRGVWQKQFLFTNTQNLPFTLSDGSAIKVPMMYQATEVGFGQFRTASDQRYTVLELPYLGRSLNLQVVLPSERKTPLSSLDSQLTARQLASWDAGLRRTKMDIFLPRFRMQNRFNLRSVLPAMGISDAFNPTAADFTGISVEEGLYVSDAFHEVRIEVTEDGTKAAAATAMVLLKRSRAPVFKADRPFLFLLRQVNTGSVLFMGRVMNPADQAP from the exons ATGTGTCGCCTGCCGCTGGCTTCGCTCTTCGTGTGCTTCTGGTTGGCGGAGAGAAGCCAGTGCAACAGCAGCCTTCAGGACAGCATGGGGGAGCTGCACACCAGGTTCGCCGTCAGCCTCTACCAGAGGCTGACGGAGACGGAGAACAACTCCAACCTGATCGTGTCTCCGGTGAGCGTCTCCTCGTCTCTGGGGCTGCTGCAGCTCGGCGCCAGGGGCAGCACGCTGGCTCAGATGGAGGGAGCTCTGGGATACAATGCGAACG ATGCCCAGGTACAAGACTTCCTGCTGCACTCGCAGGGCGACATGAGCAACAACAGTCAGGggatgtggctgcagcagacCTGCACGCTGTTCATCCAGAGCGGAGTCCAGCTCCTGACCGAGTTCACGCAACACGCAGCGGCCTGGGCCAACACCAGCGTGGTCCGGGCCAACTTCAGCCAACCCAACCACACCCACAGCCCGCCGGACCGATCGGGGCAGCACCACG ACGAGACGTGGCCCCTGCAGGCTGGAAGCAGCAGCGGGGAGCTGTCAGGCTCGGGTGAAGCCCAGACGGAGGCCCTGTGGTGGGGCCACCGGCTCCAGATGGCCCTGGTCAACACGGTGGCCTTCAGGGGCGTCTGGCAGAAGCAGTTCCTCTTCACCAACACCCAGAACCTGCCCTTCACCCTCTCCGACGGGAGCGCCATCAAGGTGCCCATGATGTATCAGGCCACAGAGGTCGGCTTTG GTCAGTTCAGGACGGCATCAGACCAGCGGTACACCGTGCTGGAGCTCCCGTACCTGGGCCGCTCCCTGAACCTGCAGGTGGTCCTGCCCAGCGAGAGGAAGACGCCGCTGTCCTCCCTCGACTCCCAGCTCACCGCTCGCCAGCTGGCATCCTGGGACGCCGGCCTGCGCAGAACCAAgatggacattttcctacccAG GTTCAGAATGCAGAACAGGTTCAACCTGAGGTCGGTGCTTCCCGCCATGGGCATCAGCGACGCCTTCAACCCGACGGCCGCTGATTTCACCGGAATATCAG tggAGGAGGGCCTTTATGTGTCTGATGCCTTTCATGAAGTGAGGATAGAAGTCACAGAGGACGGGACgaaggctgctgctgccacgG CTATGGTGTTACTCAAACGATCCCGTGCTCCCGTTTTCAAGGCGGACCGGCCCTTCTTATTTCTGCTACGGCAGGTTAACACAG GATCCGTCTTATTCATGGGCCGAGTGATGAACCCAGCTGACCAAGCTCCCTAA
- the fam124a gene encoding protein FAM124A isoform X2 — translation MEKTSGEDDCVDSGAETGGSDYSPLSSTSICGGELSMGELQDPFLVSVHLIADPGQGKFLQRAADAVLAWVHPELQLFRVSERASVSQRSRPKHHQNGSPTASCQPSLAVILFLQEAFGGEEQMLMLHRTLQRPPWRYHHTEKVSNGRRMLPLTPCSQDFFTLSPGTPVWAVRQVHYGKEIVRFTVYCRHENYVDMVRLYKLLLQRRVAQKKEDFCFFVVYSNPDMEIQLSFKRLPRGQTPSALESAVMEVRVRDVGALVPLLPHPCSPISEVRWQTEDYDGNKLLLQVQSVHFKHRQDLCHVSAPVIESASAPSTFTRSASSYRNRRYHHRVASHPRVHPTSHVSLPLACEEPDEQEQWPDRHHPDSWRAQWKGHRSGSLFSLPNPGSGSSRSTCSSPGPSPSPHYRSHSLNRSPSLIPPFRLNVDALIGAEETDVDTGNKVKPVSSVDLSVVSAYIQSNTPQLCRPLSAPPEDIGPSLSPGIPDNTYKAATLGRTPNSFSTNSTPSAFLGSCPQSTGTSSSAAPSLSDVSINQSDTCSIISAPIEEADKAEEEEEEEDQEFYI, via the exons ATGGAGAAAACCTCCGGAGAAGATGACTGCGTGGATTCAGGAGCCGAAACCGGAGG GTCTGATTACAGTCCCTTATCCTCGACGAGCA TATGTGGAGGTGAGCTATCCATGGGCGAGCTCCAGGATCCCTTCCTCGTCAGCGTCCATCTCATCGCCGATCCCGGCCAGGGCAAGTTCCTGCAGCGTGCCGCCGACGCTGTGCTGGCGTGGGTTCACCCCgagctgcagcttttcagaGTCTCAGAGCGGGCCTCGGTCTCCCAGAGGTCCCGGCCCAAGCACCATCAAAACGGCAGCCCGACCGCCTCCTGCCAACCGTCCTTAGCggtcatcctcttcctccaggaGGCGTTCGGGGGAGAGGAGCAGATGCTGATGCTGCACCGCACTCTGCAGAGGCCACCTTGGCGATACCACCACACTGAAAAAGTCAGCAATGGCCGGCGGATGCTACCGCTGACACCGTGCAGTCAGGactttttcactctgtctcCTGGAACGCCAGTCTGGGCGGTGAGACAAGTGCATTATGGGAAGGAAATAGTGCGATTTACTGTTTATTGTCGACATGAAAATTACGTCGACATGGTGCGGCTGTACAAGCTGCTGCTTCAGCGGAGGGTGGCGCAGAAGAAGGAGGACTTTTGCTTCTTCGTGGTGTACTCCAACCCAGATATGGAGATCCAGCTGTCATTCAAGAGGCTGCCTCGAGGTCAGACTCCATCGGCGCTGGAGTCCGCAGTGATGGAGGTGAGGGTGCGGGACGTCGGCGCGCTGGTGCCCCTGCTGCCTCACCCCTGCAGCCCAATCAGCGAGGTCCGCTGGCAGACGGAGGACTACGATGGCAATAAACTCCTCCTGCAG GTGCAGAGTGTCCACTTCAAACACAGGCAGGATCTCTGCCACGTGTCAGCGCCCGTCATTGAGTCGGCCTCGGCTCCGTCAACCTTCACCCGCAGCGCCTCCTCCTACAGGAACCGTCGTTACCATCACCGGGTGGCATCCCATCCCAGAGTCCACCCGACATCTCAcgtctccctccctctggcCTGCGAAGAGCCGGACGAGCAGGAGCAGTGGCCGGACAGGCACCATCCGGACAGCTGGAGGGCCCAGTGGAAAGGCCACCGGTCCggctccctcttctctctgcccAACCCCGGCTCGGGCAGCTCCCGCTCCACCTGCTCCTCTCCTGGACCTTCCCCCAGCCCCCACTACAGGAGTCACTCCCTCAACAGGAGTCCCTCTCTCATCCCGCCCTTCCGGCTCAATGTGGACGCCCTGATCGGGGCGGAGGAGACGGACGTGGACACGGGGAACAAGGTAAAACCAGTCAGCAGCGTGGACCTCTCTGTGGTGTCCGCGTACATCCAGTCCAACACGCCACAGCTCTGCCGGCCTTTATCGGCGCCACCTGAAGACATCGgaccctccctctctcccgGCATCCCAGACAACACCTACAAGGCGGCCACGCTGGGCCGGACTCCAAACAGCTTCTCCACCAACAGCACTCCCTCTGCCTTTCTGGGATCATGTCCCCAAAGCACCGGCACGTCCTCCAGTGCTGCTCCATCCCTGAGCGACGTTTCCATAAACCAGTCGGACACTTGCAGCATTATTAGTGCACCTATTGAAGAGGCTGACAAGgcggaagaggaagaggaagaggaagaccaAGAGTTCTACATCTAA
- the fam124a gene encoding protein FAM124A isoform X1 → MEKTSGEDDCVDSGAETGGSDYSPLSSTSSELSMGELQDPFLVSVHLIADPGQGKFLQRAADAVLAWVHPELQLFRVSERASVSQRSRPKHHQNGSPTASCQPSLAVILFLQEAFGGEEQMLMLHRTLQRPPWRYHHTEKVSNGRRMLPLTPCSQDFFTLSPGTPVWAVRQVHYGKEIVRFTVYCRHENYVDMVRLYKLLLQRRVAQKKEDFCFFVVYSNPDMEIQLSFKRLPRGQTPSALESAVMEVRVRDVGALVPLLPHPCSPISEVRWQTEDYDGNKLLLQVQSVHFKHRQDLCHVSAPVIESASAPSTFTRSASSYRNRRYHHRVASHPRVHPTSHVSLPLACEEPDEQEQWPDRHHPDSWRAQWKGHRSGSLFSLPNPGSGSSRSTCSSPGPSPSPHYRSHSLNRSPSLIPPFRLNVDALIGAEETDVDTGNKVKPVSSVDLSVVSAYIQSNTPQLCRPLSAPPEDIGPSLSPGIPDNTYKAATLGRTPNSFSTNSTPSAFLGSCPQSTGTSSSAAPSLSDVSINQSDTCSIISAPIEEADKAEEEEEEEDQEFYI, encoded by the exons ATGGAGAAAACCTCCGGAGAAGATGACTGCGTGGATTCAGGAGCCGAAACCGGAGG GTCTGATTACAGTCCCTTATCCTCGACGAGCA GTGAGCTATCCATGGGCGAGCTCCAGGATCCCTTCCTCGTCAGCGTCCATCTCATCGCCGATCCCGGCCAGGGCAAGTTCCTGCAGCGTGCCGCCGACGCTGTGCTGGCGTGGGTTCACCCCgagctgcagcttttcagaGTCTCAGAGCGGGCCTCGGTCTCCCAGAGGTCCCGGCCCAAGCACCATCAAAACGGCAGCCCGACCGCCTCCTGCCAACCGTCCTTAGCggtcatcctcttcctccaggaGGCGTTCGGGGGAGAGGAGCAGATGCTGATGCTGCACCGCACTCTGCAGAGGCCACCTTGGCGATACCACCACACTGAAAAAGTCAGCAATGGCCGGCGGATGCTACCGCTGACACCGTGCAGTCAGGactttttcactctgtctcCTGGAACGCCAGTCTGGGCGGTGAGACAAGTGCATTATGGGAAGGAAATAGTGCGATTTACTGTTTATTGTCGACATGAAAATTACGTCGACATGGTGCGGCTGTACAAGCTGCTGCTTCAGCGGAGGGTGGCGCAGAAGAAGGAGGACTTTTGCTTCTTCGTGGTGTACTCCAACCCAGATATGGAGATCCAGCTGTCATTCAAGAGGCTGCCTCGAGGTCAGACTCCATCGGCGCTGGAGTCCGCAGTGATGGAGGTGAGGGTGCGGGACGTCGGCGCGCTGGTGCCCCTGCTGCCTCACCCCTGCAGCCCAATCAGCGAGGTCCGCTGGCAGACGGAGGACTACGATGGCAATAAACTCCTCCTGCAG GTGCAGAGTGTCCACTTCAAACACAGGCAGGATCTCTGCCACGTGTCAGCGCCCGTCATTGAGTCGGCCTCGGCTCCGTCAACCTTCACCCGCAGCGCCTCCTCCTACAGGAACCGTCGTTACCATCACCGGGTGGCATCCCATCCCAGAGTCCACCCGACATCTCAcgtctccctccctctggcCTGCGAAGAGCCGGACGAGCAGGAGCAGTGGCCGGACAGGCACCATCCGGACAGCTGGAGGGCCCAGTGGAAAGGCCACCGGTCCggctccctcttctctctgcccAACCCCGGCTCGGGCAGCTCCCGCTCCACCTGCTCCTCTCCTGGACCTTCCCCCAGCCCCCACTACAGGAGTCACTCCCTCAACAGGAGTCCCTCTCTCATCCCGCCCTTCCGGCTCAATGTGGACGCCCTGATCGGGGCGGAGGAGACGGACGTGGACACGGGGAACAAGGTAAAACCAGTCAGCAGCGTGGACCTCTCTGTGGTGTCCGCGTACATCCAGTCCAACACGCCACAGCTCTGCCGGCCTTTATCGGCGCCACCTGAAGACATCGgaccctccctctctcccgGCATCCCAGACAACACCTACAAGGCGGCCACGCTGGGCCGGACTCCAAACAGCTTCTCCACCAACAGCACTCCCTCTGCCTTTCTGGGATCATGTCCCCAAAGCACCGGCACGTCCTCCAGTGCTGCTCCATCCCTGAGCGACGTTTCCATAAACCAGTCGGACACTTGCAGCATTATTAGTGCACCTATTGAAGAGGCTGACAAGgcggaagaggaagaggaagaggaagaccaAGAGTTCTACATCTAA